The Halarchaeum grantii genome contains a region encoding:
- a CDS encoding ABC transporter ATP-binding protein — protein sequence MSTEEDSVFDDYRESVDRPLYRLFTAYGRGVWEWFALGMVANVFARVASLLPPLVLGVALDSIFTSDAPFVLPLVPAAWLPTTDAAQFRFAAIVITAAFATTALFTWVYGVAANTFAHRVMHEVRTDSFAKMQNLDMAFFDDKQTGEVMSILNNDANNLEIFLDNALQNSARLIVMTAGILGVMAWLNWQLALVMLVAVPLLFALTFWFMRAVAPRYARERANVGHLNTRLENSLAGVELVKTTGSEEYEVGRVRQASYNLYDATMAVLRLNFVYRPGMEFIAGLAFAATFVIGGLWLFSGPPLFFTGTLSAGTFVTFILYTQRIVSPLAEVSNIVDQYENAKASSERVFGLMDIPVHIGDDEDAVELDDVEGRVAYDDVTFAYDDEPILESFDFEADPGDTVALVGPTGAGKSTVVKLLLRLYDPDRGAVRLDGHDLRDVTVNSLRDSVGYVGQDTFLFDGTIADNIRYGHFDASDEAVREAAKAAEAHEFIEGFAEGYDTRTGERGVKLSGGQRQRISIARTVLQDPPVLVLDEATSAVDTETELAIQHSLDELSEDRTTLSIAHRLSTVTDADLILVVEDGRIEERGTHEELVARDGLYAALWDAQTGDTDPLEEELLDD from the coding sequence GTGTCCACAGAAGAGGACAGCGTCTTCGACGACTATCGCGAATCGGTGGACAGGCCGCTCTATCGACTGTTCACCGCGTACGGACGGGGCGTCTGGGAGTGGTTCGCGCTCGGCATGGTCGCGAACGTCTTCGCGCGAGTCGCCAGTCTCCTCCCGCCGCTCGTGCTCGGTGTCGCCCTCGACAGCATCTTCACGAGCGACGCGCCGTTCGTCCTCCCGCTCGTGCCGGCGGCGTGGCTCCCGACGACGGACGCCGCGCAGTTCCGCTTCGCCGCCATCGTCATCACGGCCGCGTTCGCCACGACGGCGCTCTTCACGTGGGTGTACGGCGTCGCCGCGAACACGTTCGCCCACCGCGTCATGCACGAGGTCCGCACCGACTCCTTCGCGAAGATGCAGAACCTCGACATGGCGTTCTTCGACGACAAGCAGACCGGCGAAGTGATGAGCATTCTGAACAACGACGCGAACAACCTCGAGATCTTCCTCGACAACGCCCTCCAGAACTCGGCGCGCCTCATCGTGATGACGGCGGGCATCCTCGGCGTGATGGCGTGGCTGAACTGGCAGCTCGCGCTCGTCATGCTCGTCGCCGTCCCCCTGCTGTTCGCGCTCACGTTCTGGTTCATGCGCGCCGTCGCGCCGCGTTACGCCCGCGAGCGCGCGAACGTCGGCCACCTCAACACGCGCCTCGAGAACTCGCTCGCCGGCGTCGAACTCGTCAAGACCACGGGGAGCGAGGAGTACGAGGTCGGGCGCGTCCGGCAGGCCTCCTACAACCTCTACGACGCGACGATGGCGGTCCTCCGGTTGAACTTCGTCTACCGGCCCGGCATGGAGTTCATCGCCGGCCTCGCGTTCGCCGCGACGTTCGTCATCGGCGGCCTCTGGCTCTTCTCCGGCCCGCCGCTCTTCTTCACGGGGACGCTCTCGGCGGGGACGTTCGTGACGTTCATCCTCTACACGCAGCGCATCGTCAGCCCGCTCGCGGAGGTCTCGAACATCGTCGACCAGTACGAGAACGCGAAGGCCTCGAGCGAGCGCGTCTTCGGCCTCATGGACATCCCCGTCCACATCGGCGACGACGAGGACGCCGTCGAACTCGACGACGTCGAGGGCCGCGTCGCCTACGACGACGTGACGTTCGCCTACGACGACGAACCCATCCTCGAGTCGTTCGACTTCGAGGCCGACCCGGGCGACACCGTCGCGCTCGTCGGGCCGACGGGCGCGGGGAAGTCCACCGTCGTCAAACTCCTCCTCAGGCTCTACGACCCCGACCGGGGCGCGGTCCGCCTCGACGGCCACGACCTCCGCGACGTCACCGTGAACAGCCTCCGCGATTCGGTGGGCTACGTCGGTCAGGACACCTTCCTCTTCGACGGCACCATCGCGGACAACATCCGCTACGGCCACTTCGACGCGAGCGACGAGGCGGTCAGGGAGGCCGCGAAGGCCGCCGAAGCCCACGAGTTCATCGAGGGGTTCGCCGAGGGCTACGACACCCGGACGGGCGAGCGCGGGGTGAAGCTCTCGGGCGGCCAGCGCCAGCGCATCAGCATCGCGCGCACCGTCCTCCAGGACCCGCCCGTGCTCGTGCTCGACGAGGCGACGAGCGCGGTGGACACGGAGACCGAACTCGCCATCCAGCACAGCCTCGACGAGCTGAGCGAGGACCGCACCACCCTCAGTATCGCCCACCGGCTCTCGACGGTGACGGACGCCGACCTCATCCTCGTCGTCGAGGACGGGCGCATCGAGGAGCGCGGCACGCACGAGGAACTCGTCGCACGCGACGGCCTCTACGCCGCGCTCTGGGACGCCCAGACCGGCGACACCGACCCGCTCGAAGAGGAGCTACTGGACGACTAG
- the gnd gene encoding phosphogluconate dehydrogenase (NAD(+)-dependent, decarboxylating), giving the protein MELGVIGLGRMGRIVVDRVLDAGHDVVAFDIDEDAVADAADAGATPANSIEAVADQLGAEKRIWLMVPAGDPVDAALEELEPHLDADDVVVDGGNSHFEDSTRRAEATEAAYLDCGTSGGPAGAELGFSLMVGGPQWAYDELVPVFDAVATGPQGHDRMGPAGSGHYVKMVHNGVEYALMQTYGEGFELLHEGRYDLDLEAVARTWNNGAVIRSWLLELCEEAFREEGTDLGDVADHVAGGSTGTWTVQESLEQEVAIPLIYEALGERFDSRRDAKFSRRLANRLRYGFGRHDVARRE; this is encoded by the coding sequence ATGGAACTCGGCGTCATCGGCCTCGGCCGCATGGGGCGCATCGTGGTGGACAGGGTCCTCGACGCGGGCCACGACGTGGTCGCGTTCGACATCGACGAGGACGCCGTCGCGGACGCGGCGGACGCGGGCGCGACGCCCGCGAACAGCATCGAGGCCGTCGCCGACCAGCTCGGCGCGGAGAAGCGCATCTGGCTGATGGTGCCGGCGGGCGACCCCGTCGACGCCGCGCTCGAGGAACTCGAACCGCACCTCGACGCGGACGACGTCGTCGTCGACGGCGGGAACAGCCACTTCGAGGACTCGACCCGCCGCGCCGAGGCCACCGAGGCCGCCTACCTCGACTGCGGGACGTCGGGCGGCCCGGCCGGCGCGGAACTCGGGTTCTCGCTGATGGTCGGCGGCCCGCAGTGGGCGTACGACGAACTCGTCCCGGTCTTCGACGCCGTCGCCACCGGTCCGCAGGGCCACGACCGCATGGGGCCCGCCGGCAGCGGGCACTACGTGAAGATGGTGCACAACGGCGTCGAGTACGCGCTCATGCAGACGTACGGCGAGGGTTTCGAACTCCTCCACGAGGGCCGCTACGACCTCGATCTCGAAGCCGTCGCGCGCACGTGGAACAACGGCGCGGTCATCCGCTCGTGGCTCCTCGAACTCTGCGAGGAGGCGTTCCGCGAGGAGGGGACGGACCTCGGCGACGTCGCGGACCACGTCGCCGGCGGCTCCACGGGCACGTGGACGGTGCAGGAGTCCCTCGAGCAGGAGGTCGCGATTCCGCTCATCTACGAGGCGCTCGGCGAGCGCTTCGACTCCCGGCGCGACGCGAAGTTCTCGCGGCGCCTCGCGAACCGGCTCCGCTACGGCTTCGGGCGGCATGACGTCGCTCGACGCGAGTGA